From a single Kitasatospora azatica KCTC 9699 genomic region:
- a CDS encoding ABC transporter substrate-binding protein, with product MRPLKTLAAALLPALALTACGSSGAPVKAAQGVDPQRDVVSQEHKVDAIAALLPAEVRAAGSIKVGAAVGTPPTAYYPDPATKKPAGLDVDFTDAVAKVLGLTVTREDAAFETILPALGSGKYDLGTGNFGVTTARLKTIDFVTYIDDGQGFAVKKDNTTLGTVTDLVQLCGLTIGTGTGTTFESTLNARKNVCTDAGKKPYTVQSFSENAAILTSLQQGRVDAVMSTINGLRYQAAQPAAGTRFLGEFHRLDVGFAFKKGTPLAPAFQAAVNQLIKDGTYQRILEKWGTTGSAVPQSQISPPEHS from the coding sequence GTGAGACCCCTCAAGACCCTCGCCGCGGCCCTGCTACCAGCTCTGGCCCTGACCGCGTGCGGGTCCTCGGGTGCACCGGTGAAGGCCGCCCAGGGCGTGGACCCGCAGCGCGACGTGGTCTCCCAGGAGCACAAGGTCGACGCGATCGCCGCGCTGCTGCCCGCGGAGGTCCGCGCGGCGGGCAGCATCAAGGTGGGCGCCGCCGTCGGCACCCCGCCGACCGCGTACTACCCGGACCCGGCCACCAAGAAGCCGGCCGGCCTGGACGTGGACTTCACCGACGCCGTGGCCAAGGTGCTCGGCCTGACCGTGACCCGCGAGGACGCCGCCTTCGAGACCATCCTGCCCGCCCTGGGCAGCGGCAAGTACGACCTGGGCACCGGCAACTTCGGGGTCACCACGGCCCGGCTGAAGACCATCGACTTCGTCACCTACATCGACGACGGTCAGGGCTTCGCGGTGAAGAAGGACAACACCACCCTGGGCACCGTCACCGACCTGGTCCAGCTCTGCGGCCTGACCATCGGCACCGGCACCGGCACCACCTTCGAGAGCACGCTGAACGCCAGGAAGAACGTCTGCACCGACGCCGGAAAGAAGCCGTACACCGTGCAGTCCTTCTCGGAGAACGCCGCGATCCTGACCAGCCTGCAGCAGGGCCGGGTCGACGCCGTCATGTCGACCATCAACGGCCTGCGCTACCAGGCCGCCCAGCCGGCCGCCGGCACCCGGTTCCTCGGCGAGTTCCACCGCCTGGACGTCGGCTTCGCCTTCAAGAAGGGCACCCCGCTGGCACCCGCCTTCCAGGCCGCGGTCAACCAGCTGATCAAGGACGGGACGTACCAGCGGATCCTGGAGAAGTGGGGGACCACCGGGTCGGCCGTCCCGCAGTCCCAGATCAGCCCGCCCGAGCACAGCTGA
- a CDS encoding fumarylacetoacetate hydrolase family protein, with protein sequence MKLLRVGPPGAERPAVLGPDGTAYDLSGRTREIDGDFLSRLDPAELAEAVARGELPVLDIAGQRLGAPVARPGKVVCVGLNYRDHAEEAGAAIPVEPVLFLKASNTVVGPEDEVLIPRGSTKTDYEIELGVVIGRTARYLESEQQAAACVAGYTISNDVTERAFQLERGGQWDKGKCCETFNPLGPYLVTPDELADPQALELKLWVNGELRQDGSTAQMIFPVLSVLRYISQFMVLEPGDVVTTGTPAGVTMGRPGTPFLQPGDVMELEVSGLGRQRQVLGKA encoded by the coding sequence ATGAAGCTCCTCCGTGTTGGCCCCCCGGGTGCCGAGCGCCCGGCTGTGCTCGGCCCGGACGGCACCGCTTACGACCTCTCGGGGCGGACCCGGGAGATCGACGGCGATTTCCTGTCCCGGCTGGACCCGGCCGAGCTGGCCGAGGCGGTGGCCCGCGGTGAGCTGCCGGTGCTGGACATCGCCGGGCAGCGCCTGGGCGCACCGGTGGCCCGGCCCGGCAAGGTGGTCTGCGTCGGCCTCAACTACCGCGACCACGCCGAGGAGGCCGGCGCGGCGATCCCGGTCGAGCCGGTGCTCTTCCTCAAGGCCAGCAACACCGTGGTCGGCCCCGAGGACGAGGTGCTGATCCCGCGCGGCAGCACCAAGACCGACTACGAGATCGAGCTCGGCGTGGTGATCGGGCGCACCGCCCGCTACCTGGAGAGCGAGCAGCAGGCCGCGGCCTGCGTCGCCGGCTACACCATCTCCAACGACGTCACCGAGCGGGCCTTCCAGCTGGAGCGCGGCGGCCAGTGGGACAAGGGCAAGTGCTGCGAGACCTTCAACCCGCTGGGCCCGTACCTGGTCACCCCGGACGAGCTGGCCGACCCGCAGGCGCTGGAGCTGAAGCTCTGGGTCAACGGGGAGCTGCGGCAGGACGGCAGCACCGCGCAGATGATCTTCCCGGTGCTCTCGGTGCTGCGCTACATCAGCCAGTTCATGGTGCTGGAGCCCGGCGACGTGGTCACCACCGGCACCCCCGCCGGGGTCACCATGGGCCGTCCCGGCACGCCCTTCCTGCAGCCGGGCGACGTGATGGAGCTGGAGGTCAGCGGGCTCGGGCGGCAGCGCCAGGTGCTCGGGAAGGCCTGA
- a CDS encoding serine/threonine-protein kinase — MSDLEGYQLLRELESGATGTVWEAVDRQLGHRVAVHIAPAGAPAELVERFQQEAAAVGKLAHPHLVAVQHVTGRALVTELLSGRTLDTAGRADIGHLLVWAQQAFLGLQAAHALGVVHWALKPGRLLVTEQGGLKLLGFGTAYLAPATETGNGPYLAPEQWRQVPADGRADLYALGCVIFELITGHPPYTGATAEELMHRHLSDPVPSPAAHRPGLPPALDQLVQALLAKDPAARPADAATVRVQLGTIAAGYHGESDHSAQGQLRAQVDQAWAYGEAGHPMEAVRLLTALTTQAARTLGPTAPPTLQIAYDLAIWRGMADDIAGAAGLLADLVPLMTATLGPGDEDVAKATRDLWSYRTDLERKRNRQGTIARPGELAMLLGLPAYHLPA, encoded by the coding sequence ATGTCAGATCTGGAGGGGTACCAGCTGCTGCGGGAGCTGGAGAGCGGCGCCACCGGCACCGTCTGGGAGGCGGTGGACCGCCAGCTCGGCCACCGGGTCGCCGTCCACATCGCGCCGGCCGGCGCGCCGGCCGAGCTGGTCGAGCGCTTCCAGCAGGAGGCCGCGGCCGTCGGCAAGCTCGCCCACCCGCACCTGGTCGCGGTCCAGCACGTGACCGGGCGGGCCCTGGTGACCGAGCTGCTCAGCGGCCGCACCCTGGACACCGCCGGCCGCGCCGACATCGGCCACCTGCTGGTCTGGGCCCAGCAGGCCTTCCTCGGGCTGCAGGCCGCGCACGCCCTCGGCGTGGTGCACTGGGCGCTCAAGCCCGGCCGGCTGCTGGTCACCGAGCAGGGCGGCCTCAAGCTGCTCGGCTTCGGCACCGCCTACCTGGCCCCCGCCACCGAGACCGGCAACGGCCCGTACCTGGCGCCCGAGCAGTGGCGCCAGGTCCCGGCCGACGGCCGCGCCGACCTCTACGCGCTGGGCTGCGTCATCTTCGAACTGATCACCGGACACCCGCCGTACACCGGCGCCACCGCCGAGGAGTTGATGCACCGTCACCTCAGTGACCCGGTGCCCTCGCCGGCCGCCCACCGCCCGGGCCTGCCGCCCGCACTGGACCAGCTGGTCCAGGCCCTGCTGGCCAAGGACCCGGCGGCCCGCCCCGCCGACGCGGCCACCGTGCGCGTCCAGTTGGGGACGATCGCGGCCGGCTACCACGGCGAGAGCGACCACAGCGCGCAGGGCCAACTGCGCGCCCAGGTGGACCAGGCCTGGGCCTACGGCGAGGCCGGCCACCCGATGGAGGCCGTCCGGCTGCTGACCGCGCTCACCACCCAGGCCGCCCGCACCCTCGGACCGACCGCGCCGCCCACCCTGCAAATCGCCTACGACCTTGCCATCTGGCGCGGGATGGCTGACGATATCGCTGGCGCGGCAGGTCTGTTGGCCGATCTCGTGCCACTGATGACCGCCACCCTGGGGCCGGGGGACGAGGACGTGGCGAAGGCGACCCGGGACCTCTGGTCCTACCGAACCGACCTGGAGCGCAAGCGCAACCGGCAGGGCACCATCGCCCGCCCGGGCGAACTCGCCATGCTGCTCGGCCTCCCCGCCTACCACCTGCCCGCCTGA
- a CDS encoding amino acid ABC transporter ATP-binding protein, translated as MSGDVMIEIRGVHKSFGELEVLRGVDLRVPAGSVTVILGPSGSGKSTLLRSINHLERLDRGIVAIDGELIGYRRVGDRLHELREREVLRQRTHIGFVFQNFNLFPHLTVLENITEAPISALGRPRAEARELARELLARVGLADKAESYPRRLSGGQQQRVAIARALALEPKVLLFDEPTSALDPELVGEVLDVIKDLAHSGTTMIVVTHEIGFAREVADTVVFMDGGVVVEQGPPQAVLDHPQHQRTRAFLSKVL; from the coding sequence ATGAGCGGCGACGTGATGATCGAGATCCGGGGCGTGCACAAGAGCTTCGGTGAGCTCGAGGTGCTGCGCGGGGTGGACCTGCGGGTGCCGGCCGGCTCGGTCACGGTGATCCTCGGCCCGTCCGGCTCCGGCAAGTCGACGCTGCTGCGCAGCATCAACCACCTGGAGCGGCTGGACCGGGGGATCGTGGCGATCGACGGCGAGCTGATCGGCTACCGGCGGGTCGGCGACCGGCTGCACGAGCTGCGCGAACGGGAGGTGCTGCGCCAGCGCACCCACATCGGCTTCGTCTTCCAGAACTTCAACCTCTTCCCGCACCTGACCGTGCTGGAGAACATCACCGAGGCGCCGATCAGCGCGCTCGGCCGGCCCAGGGCCGAGGCCCGGGAGCTGGCCCGGGAACTGCTGGCCCGGGTCGGCCTGGCCGACAAGGCCGAGTCCTACCCGCGCCGGCTCTCCGGCGGCCAGCAGCAGCGGGTGGCGATCGCCCGGGCGCTGGCCCTGGAGCCCAAGGTGCTGCTCTTCGACGAGCCGACCTCGGCGCTCGACCCCGAGCTGGTCGGCGAGGTGCTCGACGTGATCAAGGACCTGGCCCACTCGGGCACCACGATGATCGTGGTCACCCATGAGATCGGCTTCGCCCGCGAGGTGGCCGACACCGTGGTCTTCATGGACGGCGGTGTGGTGGTCGAGCAGGGCCCGCCGCAGGCCGTGCTGGACCACCCGCAGCACCAGCGCACCCGCGCGTTCCTCTCCAAAGTCCTCTGA
- a CDS encoding TetR/AcrR family transcriptional regulator — protein sequence MNDTEPASGSTPATKKRSGYRRLPVQQRREQLIAVALALFSTRPPDEVSLDDVAEASGASRPLVYRYFAGGKQQLYEAALRSAATELTARFSVPKRGTPSEQLGAVLDGYFSFVAEHDAGYGALLRGGSVVETARTSAIVDEVRRTALRRTLRYLGVREAGPRLTLLVRCWISVVEASSLTWLDEGRQIPPTELRDWLVDEFLAMTAATAAHDPQTAEVLAALLALEAPDGRAARLLARLGTLRTGR from the coding sequence ATGAACGACACGGAGCCGGCCTCGGGCAGCACCCCCGCCACCAAGAAGCGGTCCGGCTACCGTCGGCTCCCGGTGCAGCAGCGCCGCGAGCAGCTGATCGCCGTGGCGCTGGCGCTGTTCAGCACCCGACCACCGGACGAGGTCAGCCTGGACGACGTGGCCGAGGCCTCCGGCGCCTCCCGCCCGCTGGTGTACCGCTACTTCGCCGGCGGCAAGCAGCAGCTCTACGAGGCCGCGCTGCGCAGCGCCGCCACCGAGCTGACCGCGCGGTTCAGCGTGCCCAAGCGCGGCACCCCGAGCGAGCAGCTGGGCGCCGTGCTGGACGGCTACTTCTCCTTCGTCGCCGAGCACGACGCCGGCTACGGCGCCCTGCTGCGCGGCGGCTCGGTGGTGGAGACGGCGCGCACCAGCGCGATCGTGGACGAGGTGCGGCGCACGGCGCTGCGCCGCACGCTGCGCTACCTGGGTGTGCGGGAGGCCGGACCCCGGCTGACCCTGCTGGTCCGTTGCTGGATCTCGGTGGTCGAGGCCTCCTCGCTGACCTGGCTGGACGAGGGCCGCCAGATCCCGCCCACCGAGCTGCGCGACTGGCTGGTGGACGAGTTCCTGGCGATGACCGCGGCCACCGCCGCGCACGACCCGCAGACCGCCGAAGTGCTGGCCGCGCTGCTGGCCCTGGAGGCGCCCGACGGGCGGGCCGCCCGGCTGCTGGCCCGCCTCGGCACCCTCAGGACCGGCCGGTAG
- a CDS encoding amino acid ABC transporter permease: MAATEVRATRPADDLAELPVVPARHPGRWLAGLAALLVVAQFVHGLATNPGWEWQTFARYLFTDTILKSVGITLELTAYGTVLGFAIGILVAFLRLSGSRILQSIAWTYIWAFRSIPLIVQLVFWFNISYLYQHLALGVPFGPELWSFKTIDVLSAQGAAVLGLALYQSAYAAEVVRAGVIAIDAGQFEAAAALGIPWLRQVRRIVLPQAMRSILPNAGNQVIALLKMTSVVYVMAIGELFYQVQVVYGRNGRVVPLLMVATVWYIALTTVLSVLQYYVERHFSRRGKA; the protein is encoded by the coding sequence ATGGCGGCCACCGAGGTGCGGGCGACCAGGCCCGCCGACGACCTGGCCGAGCTGCCCGTGGTCCCCGCCCGGCACCCCGGGCGCTGGCTGGCCGGGCTGGCAGCCCTGCTGGTGGTCGCCCAGTTCGTCCACGGCCTGGCCACCAACCCCGGCTGGGAGTGGCAGACCTTCGCCCGCTACCTGTTCACCGACACCATCCTCAAGTCGGTCGGCATCACCCTCGAACTCACCGCCTACGGCACCGTGCTGGGCTTCGCGATCGGCATCCTGGTGGCCTTCCTGCGGCTCTCCGGCAGCCGGATCCTGCAGAGCATCGCCTGGACCTACATCTGGGCCTTCCGCTCGATCCCGCTGATCGTCCAGCTGGTCTTCTGGTTCAACATCTCCTACCTCTACCAACACCTGGCGCTGGGCGTGCCGTTCGGCCCCGAGCTGTGGTCCTTCAAGACCATCGACGTGCTCAGCGCGCAGGGCGCGGCGGTGCTGGGCCTGGCGCTGTACCAGAGTGCCTACGCCGCCGAGGTGGTGCGGGCCGGGGTGATCGCCATCGACGCCGGGCAGTTCGAGGCGGCCGCCGCGCTGGGCATCCCGTGGCTGCGGCAGGTCCGCCGGATCGTGCTGCCGCAGGCCATGCGCTCGATCCTGCCGAACGCCGGCAACCAGGTGATCGCGCTGCTCAAGATGACCTCGGTGGTCTACGTGATGGCGATCGGCGAACTCTTCTACCAGGTCCAGGTGGTGTACGGGCGCAACGGCCGGGTGGTGCCGCTGCTGATGGTGGCCACCGTCTGGTACATCGCGCTGACCACCGTCCTGTCCGTCCTCCAGTACTACGTGGAACGGCACTTCAGCCGAAGGGGCAAGGCATGA
- a CDS encoding ABC transporter substrate-binding protein, producing the protein MPSRKEPVVTATRRLLLAALAATTLAGCASATADPQPRAAPSGINLTPDQHRLTTPKVDSIAALVPDGVRSRGTLQVVDSLGTVPPLDFYATDDKTIIGAEPDLASLVADVLGLKVQFNPESWENVFVGLDSGKYDVGFTNITVTEARKEKYDFATYRLDNLGFEARKGSGWKVTGPEDVAGRTIGVSSGTNQEKLLLAWSDQDVKAGLKPVDVKYYQNSADHYLALGSGRIDAWLGPNPTTAFHAAQTGQTEIVGTYSGAGKDVQGKIAATVKKGNPLNTAVNAALNEIIKNGTYAQVLQCWGLSNEAVPGSEINPPGLPKTN; encoded by the coding sequence ATGCCCTCCCGTAAGGAGCCCGTTGTGACCGCCACCCGCCGACTGCTGCTCGCCGCCCTGGCCGCCACCACACTGGCCGGCTGCGCGAGCGCCACCGCCGACCCGCAGCCCAGGGCCGCGCCGTCCGGGATCAACCTGACGCCGGATCAGCACCGGCTCACCACGCCGAAGGTGGACTCGATAGCCGCGCTGGTCCCCGACGGGGTGCGCAGCAGAGGCACCCTCCAGGTGGTCGACTCGCTCGGCACCGTGCCGCCGCTGGACTTCTACGCCACCGACGACAAGACCATCATCGGCGCCGAACCCGACCTGGCCTCCCTGGTCGCCGACGTGCTCGGCCTCAAGGTCCAGTTCAACCCGGAGAGCTGGGAGAACGTCTTCGTCGGCCTGGACAGCGGCAAGTACGACGTGGGCTTCACCAACATCACCGTCACCGAGGCCCGCAAGGAGAAGTACGACTTCGCCACCTACCGGCTGGACAACCTCGGCTTCGAGGCCAGGAAGGGCAGCGGCTGGAAGGTCACCGGCCCCGAGGACGTGGCCGGCCGGACCATCGGCGTCTCCTCCGGCACCAACCAGGAGAAGCTGCTGCTCGCCTGGAGCGACCAGGACGTCAAGGCCGGCCTCAAGCCGGTGGACGTGAAGTACTACCAGAACTCCGCCGACCACTACCTGGCACTCGGCTCGGGCCGGATCGACGCCTGGCTCGGCCCCAACCCGACCACCGCCTTCCACGCCGCGCAGACCGGCCAGACCGAGATCGTCGGCACCTACTCGGGCGCCGGCAAGGACGTCCAGGGCAAGATCGCCGCCACCGTGAAGAAGGGCAACCCGCTGAACACCGCGGTCAACGCGGCGCTCAACGAGATCATCAAGAACGGCACCTACGCCCAGGTGCTGCAGTGCTGGGGGCTGTCCAACGAGGCGGTGCCGGGCTCGGAGATCAACCCGCCGGGGCTGCCGAAGACGAATTGA
- a CDS encoding LLM class flavin-dependent oxidoreductase: protein MPVEFLGIAATSDASETTARSTTAFDRDYTLRLGRAHEEHGWDRVLFAYGSGSPDPAPAAAFLASHLEKLQILLAHRPNVSSPTFAAKTFATLDRISQGRLTVHFITGGSDREQQREGDFLTKDQRYDRTREYIRIVKQAWTSQERFDHEGEYYRFNDFVADVFPVQQPRPGVSFGGSSEAAYAAGGAEADIYCLWGEPLAETAAQIERVKQAAAAAGRTTPPRIQVAFRPIIAPTEELAWEKAHRTVEAIRARRGDAVGTAGAATPENVGSQRLIAIAEAGERYDRALWTPTAAATGGAGNSNALVGTPETVAAALLDYYDLGVDILSARGYHLLDDAIDFGRYVIPLVRAEVARRDAEQARKAADAERDRHQLIAVQA, encoded by the coding sequence ATGCCCGTCGAGTTCCTCGGTATCGCCGCCACCAGCGACGCCTCGGAGACCACCGCCCGGTCCACCACCGCCTTCGACCGCGACTACACCCTGCGGCTCGGCCGCGCCCACGAGGAGCACGGCTGGGACCGGGTGCTCTTCGCCTACGGCTCGGGCTCGCCGGACCCGGCGCCGGCCGCCGCCTTCCTGGCCTCCCACCTGGAGAAGCTGCAGATCCTGCTGGCGCACCGCCCGAACGTCTCCTCCCCGACCTTCGCCGCCAAGACCTTCGCCACCCTGGACCGGATCAGCCAGGGCCGGCTCACCGTGCACTTCATCACCGGCGGCAGCGACCGCGAGCAGCAGCGCGAGGGCGACTTCCTGACCAAGGACCAGCGCTACGACCGGACCCGGGAGTACATCCGGATCGTCAAGCAGGCCTGGACCAGCCAGGAGCGCTTCGACCACGAGGGCGAGTACTACCGCTTCAACGACTTCGTCGCGGACGTCTTCCCGGTCCAGCAGCCGCGCCCGGGCGTCTCGTTCGGCGGCTCCTCGGAGGCGGCCTACGCGGCCGGCGGCGCCGAGGCGGACATCTACTGCCTCTGGGGCGAGCCGCTGGCCGAGACCGCGGCGCAGATCGAACGGGTCAAGCAGGCCGCGGCGGCCGCCGGACGCACCACCCCGCCGCGGATCCAGGTGGCGTTCCGGCCGATCATCGCGCCCACCGAGGAGCTGGCCTGGGAGAAGGCGCACCGCACGGTGGAGGCGATCCGGGCCCGGCGCGGCGACGCCGTCGGCACCGCCGGGGCCGCGACGCCCGAGAACGTCGGCTCGCAGCGCCTGATCGCGATCGCCGAGGCCGGCGAGCGCTACGACCGGGCGCTGTGGACCCCGACCGCGGCCGCCACCGGCGGCGCCGGCAACTCCAACGCCCTGGTCGGCACCCCGGAGACGGTCGCCGCGGCGCTGCTCGACTACTACGACCTGGGCGTGGACATCCTCTCCGCGCGCGGCTACCACCTGCTGGACGACGCGATCGACTTCGGCCGCTACGTGATCCCGCTGGTCCGTGCCGAGGTGGCCCGCCGGGACGCCGAGCAGGCCCGCAAGGCGGCCGACGCCGAACGCGACCGGCACCAGCTGATCGCGGTGCAGGCGTGA
- a CDS encoding GNAT family N-acetyltransferase, with the protein MSVLTIRQVEADHPLAEPLVRELTEEYLTRYGEGAHAEMSRYPVAEFAPPGGLLLLLLEDGEPVAGGAFRRYDERTAELKRMWTHSGHRRRGLARRVLAELELRALDAGYQRIHLTTGPRQPEAKGLYLAAGYTPLFDLAADPLTIGPLPFEKALNRKAPSS; encoded by the coding sequence GTGAGCGTCCTGACCATCCGCCAGGTCGAGGCCGACCACCCGCTGGCCGAGCCGCTGGTGCGCGAGCTGACCGAGGAGTACCTGACCCGCTACGGCGAGGGCGCGCACGCCGAGATGAGCCGCTACCCGGTGGCCGAGTTCGCCCCGCCGGGCGGCCTGCTGCTGCTCCTGCTGGAGGACGGCGAGCCGGTGGCGGGCGGCGCGTTCCGCCGCTACGACGAGCGGACGGCCGAGCTCAAGCGGATGTGGACGCACTCCGGGCACCGCCGGCGCGGCCTGGCCCGCCGGGTGCTCGCCGAGCTGGAGCTGCGCGCCCTCGACGCCGGCTACCAGCGGATCCACCTGACCACCGGACCGCGCCAGCCCGAGGCCAAGGGCCTCTACCTGGCCGCCGGCTACACGCCCCTGTTCGACCTCGCCGCGGACCCGCTCACCATCGGTCCGCTGCCGTTCGAGAAGGCCCTGAACCGAAAGGCACCGAGCTCGTGA
- a CDS encoding rhomboid-like protein, translating to MQRTVRGERGSARVVHAISRYVRAAPGTYIWLALLAVTSFIVARINPENLEWFLQGRSTNLDQLKHHPVHALVASAIWTESASFPFYFVLFNIFHVPAERWLGTWRWLTVAATAHVLATLISEGVVAVGIHHARLPASLADTVDVGVSYALAGVEGVLTYRLARRWRPLYGGGLLLFYLVPLITSHTFTDLGHFCSILIGFCFYPITRGRPVWDPLVAWRNWRAHGR from the coding sequence ATGCAGCGGACGGTTCGGGGGGAGCGCGGCAGCGCGCGGGTGGTGCACGCGATCTCGCGGTACGTCAGGGCGGCGCCCGGTACCTACATCTGGCTGGCGCTGCTGGCGGTGACCAGCTTCATCGTGGCCCGGATCAACCCCGAGAACCTGGAGTGGTTCCTGCAGGGCCGCAGCACCAACCTGGACCAGCTGAAGCACCATCCGGTGCACGCGCTGGTCGCCAGTGCGATCTGGACCGAGTCCGCCTCCTTCCCCTTCTACTTCGTCCTCTTCAACATCTTCCACGTGCCGGCCGAGCGCTGGCTGGGCACCTGGCGCTGGCTGACCGTGGCGGCCACCGCGCACGTGCTGGCCACCCTGATCAGCGAAGGCGTGGTCGCGGTGGGCATCCACCACGCCCGGCTGCCGGCCAGCCTCGCCGACACCGTGGACGTCGGGGTCTCCTACGCGCTGGCCGGGGTGGAAGGCGTGCTGACCTACCGCCTCGCCAGGCGCTGGCGGCCGCTCTACGGCGGCGGGCTGCTGCTCTTCTACCTGGTCCCGCTGATCACCTCGCACACCTTCACCGACCTCGGCCATTTCTGCTCGATCCTGATCGGCTTCTGCTTCTATCCGATCACTCGCGGCAGGCCGGTCTGGGACCCGCTGGTCGCCTGGCGCAACTGGCGGGCGCACGGACGGTAG
- a CDS encoding serine/threonine-protein kinase yields the protein MKAGDLLEERYRLVGELGRGGFGVVWEAYDERIGRQVAVKTLRHQGAGSDATDLARLRREVEVLARLVHPNIVLVFDVGEFDADGERFSYIVMELLNGLTLKQALLAGRPQLLQALDWAGQLCAALAAAHAHDVIHRDIKPENIMFAAPDRKLLKVLDFGIAQIGDNRDALTTVGSVIGSTPYLAPERWRGEPGTVRSDLYAVGCVLYEMLTGARPFTATSTYNLMVQHVDEEPPHPGALPAELADLLLALLAKDPADRPADAAEVGRLLQQVSGAVRDLRRQADAAFQAATEGRPAEAVEQLRPLIEKFALAFGPDDGRTLRTCHDLAVALARLDQQVEAYCLLSELLPVAVGALGEDHPDVEAIERRLARTPVPERPCPPGLLDALLGTVNRTGS from the coding sequence ATGAAAGCCGGCGACCTGCTGGAGGAGCGCTATCGACTGGTCGGCGAGCTGGGCCGCGGCGGCTTCGGCGTGGTCTGGGAGGCCTACGACGAGCGGATCGGGCGGCAGGTAGCGGTCAAGACCCTGCGTCACCAGGGCGCCGGATCCGACGCCACCGACCTGGCCCGGCTGCGCCGCGAGGTGGAGGTGCTGGCCCGGCTGGTGCACCCGAACATCGTGCTGGTCTTCGACGTCGGCGAGTTCGACGCGGACGGCGAGCGGTTCAGCTACATCGTGATGGAGCTGCTCAACGGCCTGACCCTGAAGCAGGCCCTGCTGGCCGGCCGACCGCAGCTGCTGCAGGCCCTGGACTGGGCCGGCCAGCTCTGCGCCGCGCTGGCCGCCGCCCACGCGCACGACGTGATCCACCGCGACATCAAGCCGGAGAACATCATGTTCGCCGCGCCGGACCGCAAGCTGCTCAAGGTGCTGGACTTCGGGATCGCGCAGATCGGCGACAACCGGGACGCGCTGACCACCGTGGGCTCGGTGATCGGCTCCACGCCCTACCTGGCCCCCGAGCGCTGGCGCGGCGAGCCGGGGACGGTCCGCTCCGACCTCTACGCGGTCGGCTGCGTGCTGTACGAGATGCTCACCGGCGCCCGGCCGTTCACCGCCACCAGCACCTACAACCTGATGGTCCAGCACGTGGACGAGGAGCCGCCGCACCCGGGGGCGCTGCCCGCCGAGCTGGCCGATCTGCTGCTCGCGCTGCTGGCCAAGGACCCGGCCGACCGGCCGGCCGACGCCGCCGAGGTGGGCCGGCTGCTGCAGCAGGTGAGCGGGGCGGTGCGGGACCTGCGCCGCCAGGCCGACGCCGCCTTCCAGGCCGCCACCGAGGGCCGGCCCGCCGAGGCGGTCGAGCAACTGCGGCCGCTGATAGAGAAGTTCGCGCTCGCCTTCGGCCCGGACGACGGCCGCACGCTGCGCACCTGCCACGACCTGGCGGTGGCGCTGGCCCGGCTGGACCAGCAGGTGGAGGCGTACTGCCTGCTCAGCGAGCTGCTCCCGGTGGCCGTCGGCGCGCTCGGTGAGGACCACCCCGACGTGGAGGCGATCGAACGCCGACTGGCCCGCACGCCGGTGCCCGAGCGCCCCTGTCCGCCGGGACTGCTCGACGCCCTGCTCGGCACTGTCAACCGTACGGGCAGCTGA